GGGAAATGAGAGAGGTGCTGAGAGAGGCACTCGGCAGAAGGAGAGACGACGAAACTTTTGAGCGCACGCTTGGAAAGGTTGTGAGGAAAAGGAAACTGCCATTTGAATTCTACAGGAATACCATGGATGCCGTGAGGACGGCCATGAAGAAGGGGGAAACACCGGAAACGGCGGCAGAAACACTCTGTTCACGGGAATCTGATTAACAGCGAAACCAGTATCAGCACTGCCATGATTACAGCTAGAATGATCATATAGCCGGTGATTTTCCTGTCGCTCCCGAATATTATGGGAATGGGACCGATGAATACCACGCCTCCGAATTTTTTCCCGCCGTGCGATTTATCCTCCGGATGCTGCACATCACCGGGATGGGGGGAAAAACCGCTGCCAAAGGTATCATAACGGTCGTTGGCGGGGGGAATGACGTAGCGGTACGAAGACAGAATGAAAAAGAAGACAAAGGAGAGGAATATGAACAGAACGGCCATGAAAGCATAGAGCCCGCTTCCGTAAATGACCGGAATGAAGAGGAATATTGCAAAACCGAGCTGCCTGTAAACCAGTCCTTCCACAATCGAAAATATCGCCATGACAATCGAGATTGCGAGGGCGACGCCTGCCATCTTTGCGACCGGAAACGTCCGCATATACATGCATTAATGCTTGACGGCAATATAAGAGGCAATCGGCACAAGTCTATCGCGGTTCCGCAAGCGCTCTGCCAATCGTATTTGATATACGCTCCCAGTGGGAACCTCGCCAGTAAATCTTACCGCACGAGCTGCAGAT
This sequence is a window from Candidatus Sysuiplasma acidicola. Protein-coding genes within it:
- a CDS encoding DUF131 domain-containing protein, producing MAVLFIFLSFVFFFILSSYRYVIPPANDRYDTFGSGFSPHPGDVQHPEDKSHGGKKFGGVVFIGPIPIIFGSDRKITGYMIILAVIMAVLILVSLLIRFP